The genome window GTGAATGCGAGCGGTGAGACCCTCTTTATTCTCGGTGGTGAAGATGTAACGCTTCTGAATTCCACATCGCCGGATGGCGGGACGGACACGACATTGAGATGGTCACTGGATTCCGGGAAAACGGCAGAGACTCGAATTCCGGCCATATGGAATGTGAGCAACACGGTGCAATTCATGAAAGAAGCTTCCTATCGAGATCCGCTAACCGTAGTTACATACATCGGTGGAGGTGAAAAGGATAAGGGACAGGGCTTCATGATCATAGAAGTGCCGCGATCACTTCTGCAAACGACACAGAGTAACTGGCCGATGGAGCTCCTGTATCTTGGCATTGTGATGACGATCATCTTCATGATTTTCATCATCATGTCGATTCTCTTCTTCGCGCGCATTCGCAAACGACTTATTCGCTTACAGACGGCGATGATGACCCCGGGCAAGGAGGGCATTCCGCTTCCGGTTGATATCCGCCGGTCAGATGAGATCGGTCAACTGGAGGAATCATTTAACCAGATGGTGCATCAACTGTCCGATAGCCGCCAGCGTGAGCGTGAGGAAGAACAATTGCGCAAACGTCTGATTGCGGGGCTTTCCCACGATCTACGCACCCCGCTAACGGTGATTCGTGGACATATGCATGCTTTGCATAAGGAAGCGCTGAGCGAGCAAGGTGACCGTTCATTACATCGCATGGAAGCGAAGATGGAGGATCTCGGCGGGCTCATTGACAACATGTTATCCTATAATTTGCTCACGAGCGGTAAATATACGCTGAAGCTGGAAGAGAAAGATATGCTGCGGATTGTCAGAGAAACGGCAGCGGCCTGGTATCCGGTCTGGGAGAAAGAGCAATTCGAAATTGATATTGATCTGCCGGATGAACCGTTGATCTGGCATATGGATGAACAAGGCATGCGCCGTATTCTGGATAATCTGTTCCAAAATGTGATCCGCCATGCCGCCAGCGGGAAATATATTGGCATCTCAACCCGGGAGATTCAGGGGGAGACGGCTATCGTTATTCAGGATCTCGGTCCGGGAATGCAGCAGGATTCCGACACCAAAGGCACAGGTCTGGG of Paenibacillus sp. FSL R5-0517 contains these proteins:
- a CDS encoding HAMP domain-containing sensor histidine kinase, which produces MSRYIILILAAVLFVPVVLPIISIIYVVVVNNTNTNQAAPYGDVTRISNLWSREAVNLNGASDEEIKARLEQLHASYPKSSMYRVNASGETLFILGGEDVTLLNSTSPDGGTDTTLRWSLDSGKTAETRIPAIWNVSNTVQFMKEASYRDPLTVVTYIGGGEKDKGQGFMIIEVPRSLLQTTQSNWPMELLYLGIVMTIIFMIFIIMSILFFARIRKRLIRLQTAMMTPGKEGIPLPVDIRRSDEIGQLEESFNQMVHQLSDSRQREREEEQLRKRLIAGLSHDLRTPLTVIRGHMHALHKEALSEQGDRSLHRMEAKMEDLGGLIDNMLSYNLLTSGKYTLKLEEKDMLRIVRETAAAWYPVWEKEQFEIDIDLPDEPLIWHMDEQGMRRILDNLFQNVIRHAASGKYIGISTREIQGETAIVIQDLGPGMQQDSDTKGTGLGLSIVDLLIREMGLRKRVDSSDTGVRTYIYSGKGSKDTTNP